Part of the Debaryomyces hansenii CBS767 chromosome C complete sequence genome is shown below.
CATTTTGCTACATTTATGCTCCTGGTATGATCTATGCGAGGAGTTAGAAGAGTGTAACATGTGTTATGTAATGAAAAAGCAAGGTATATAACTATCAACCTATAATATTACTCTATCACTCTTACTAACGGAGAGATCTAATGATTGTTCAAGAAGGTCAAAACTTTATCAAAAACAtctttaaaaataatttcattttcaataaatagGGAGTGTCTACCgtctttaattttaaagaagGATTTGTCGATCTTATCATCTACCAAGTTGTAGAACTTCTTGGTACCTTCGATCCAATTGATGTTATCATTCGTACCGTGAATTACAAGTAGAGAGGTTTCCGGATTGAACTTACACACAAATTCAGGCTTAGTTAGCGCTTCACCACGGGCAAACATGTCAAAAAATTGTCTTGCAGTTCCAATTAATTTAGTATCGTGGTGCATGATATAGTTCTTCCAGCCCTCATTCGAAGTAATGTAGTCGTAGTTTAATTTAGAGTCTATCTTTAAATTAGGCaccaatttattaattaatggTGAGAGTGCTCTCACAACAAAATTTGGTTGGGTTTTAGGGTGCAACAATACTAATGGTGCACAGGAAACCACACCCTTGATGTGTTCTCTATATTTACCTTTGATAGCATAATTCAACACAATAGCACCGCCCATCAGGTGCCCCATTAAGAAGAACTTTTCTGATGGGTCTTTTTTGAATTCGAGGTTATGTTTGATCATAAAGTCCAAATCATTGAATGTATGTGCTTCATCTGTTTTACCAACCTGATCACCCGGAGATGTTTCGCCAGCTCCTCTCTGAtcgaagaaaaaaatatcGTATCCTTTTTGAgacaatttatcaaagtaTTCAGTATAAATAGTAGCATGTTCACTAAATCCGTGGACATAGACTATTCTGCCTTTATATGGAACTGATTCCGGTGCTTTCCAAGTAACTGTTTTAAAGTTAGccttatcaaattcaataaaaccAACTTCTGGTTCATTTTCCGTCTTATAAGGGATTTCAATTGCCATTATTATCGTTTCTGCTTGGCTCTATTGTATGTTTACTAATCTTGAATTCGTTAAAAAAATACATTTACTAACACAATCTACGTGAGATTTGCGGGTTACATTTGCGAACCTCATAGGTACCTGATATAATTGAAAGGTTCTAATTTTATGAACGCCGGCTAATACTTCAATAACATTGAGATATCAGTTGTGATAACTTGATTTATATGTACTGATCGATTATGTAGATTCTAGTTGGGCTTCATTgatttttgaatagaaaACATATTGAGAATTTTATGTGATGAAAACCACCAACCGACATTAACCCAGATTGCATACGGATTACGAATGTACTTTGCTAATCGAAATGCAGTTATGTGATAATGTCTGTAAATACCACATAACTGGATTTTTAggtattattcaaattgagTAGTAGATGGCTGTGTCGGTGTCGCAGTTCGCAGCCGTGTTGTTATCTACTTAAACTAATGCTGTACATTAACTACACATCAGAGTCTCAACAAATAGCAATATTAGTACATTGTAGACCATATGTTAGCATTTGAACAGACTTTACCGTTTGATATGACTGAATCGTAAATTGAGTCGACCAAGCATAAGGAACAGACTTGGAGCAGCAATGACCGCAATATCACAACTCTCTTTCAAAACAGACAATTCACTACGGATATTTACTCCGTGACTCCATTTTGTAAACACCAACGTAGTTATTCAGGCCAAATACTTAAGATTGCTCTCTAACTCTTAGTTTCAAACGTTAATATTTTCTACAAAATGGGCCCATGTAATAAGCGTAACTATGCCAAAATTGAACCATTTTGGACCAACGTTTAACTATATCACTCCAAATCACATCCTTTAGCTTAGACTCTCTTGGTATATATCATCCTCTAGTCACGTATCCTATTGCATTGAAAAAAGAATCAGGCAAGAACCTGGGTCAGTGTGCatataaaattttcgaTTTTCGGTAATGTTTCAACTTCATTGATTAACATTTCTGTCTACTagtatatttcaattaattaattacaATTCTACCAATTAAGCAATTATGGTATTTCACGATCAAAACAGCGTCAATTCTTCTGTGCTGTCTGATTCCAAAAGACCAACAGTTAAGCAAAAAAATTCGTCAATGTCAAACTTACAGGCTGCTGCAGAGCCTACGAATGATCCATTTTATGGACTTTCCTTTAAAGTTGGAGTAGcggaaaataaaaatgtaaCTTATAGAGCCAAAATGGAGGACGTACATACGTATGTCGCTAACTTtgctgaaaaattggatTGGGGTTATTTTGCTATATTTGATGGGCATGCTGGTAAACAGACGGCTAGATGGTGTGGGAATAATTTGCACACCTTGCTAGAACATGAAATTATATCCAATGAAGATGGTAATTCCAACAATCTACCAAATCAGGGGAATGAGGTGGATAATTCTGCTCCGTTGTCAAGTAAATGTTTCATGCaagattatttgaataccACTTTCATCAAAGCAGACGAACTTAtagaaaaggaaaagaatGGCTCTGCAGGGTGCACTGCGGCTGTAGCGGTGCTCAGATGGGAAACAGACGATTCGAAGGTATTGCCAGAGTCGTCACAGCCACCTGAAAATAACAGTGGATTTGACTTTATGCCATCACCCAACCATAGAAGAATGTTATATACTTCGAATGTTGGTGATCTGCGTATCGTTTTATATCGAAAAGGGAAATCGTACCGCTTGACATATGACCATAAAGCAACCGAttctaatgaaataaatagaatCAGAGATTCAGGCGgtttaataatgaaaaatagaGTAAATGGCGTATTAGCTGTTACGAGGTCATTAGGTGATTCGTACATGAAAGATTTAGTAATTGGAAATCCATTTACTACTGCAACTGAAATAACTGATGAGGATGAGTTTATGATCTTGGCGTGTGATGGCGTATGGGATGTTATATCTGATATAAAAGCTTGCCAGTTCGTAGCAGAAACATTCAAAAAGGACGGCGATGATCAGCAACTGGCGGCAAAGAAACTTTGTCAATTAGCCATGGACAATTCAACCACAGACAATGTCACTGTGATGATTGTTAAGTTCGATAGAAAAGTATTTGCTTCTCAACAAAATACTGTCTAAATCGCATTGCTTAAATATACTTGTATAACGAAATTAATGGCTATGATATCatgattatttttataaatacctttttttaatattatttaatttattcacTAAATCTATGTGATTATTTATTGGGATTTTACAGAAGTCTCACATGGTTCTGCGTCGTCTTCGAgattttcatcaacttgAATAACATCATCAACATTAACTCTTGGTTTATATAACTTTAACGCCAAACTACTCATGACCACACTTATCGATGATGCTGCCATTGCAGCACTTGCCCAAACAGGATTTAACCTAGAGTTGTTGTAGGGATAGATTACTCCGGCTGCAATAGGTATTCCAATCATATTATATACCAAACTCCAAgcaaaattaaattttacTCTTCTAAAAACAACTCTTGATAAGTCAATTAAAGTAACCAAGGTAATCAAAGGATGggatttatttaataaaataaaatcacTTGATGTCACTGCTAAATCTGCCCCTGATGATAACGCAATCCCAACATTCGCTGTTGCAAGTGCTGGAGAATCATTTATACCATCACCAATCATTGCAACAACATTGGATTTTGTTTTTTGGAGGGTTTTGATCTGTTCTTGTTTTTCATCTGGTAATACTTCACTAATGATATTTTCCGTGGGGATATTTAGTTCCTTGCCAATTGCTTCGGCtgttaatttattatccCCTGTAATCATATAACAATCAATGTGTTGCTTCTCCTGTAAGTATTTGATAACAACCTTTGTTTCAGATCTAACCTGATCACGACATGCCATAATAAAAGTCAAATGGAACTTTTCATCCTTAAAGAGCAGAGAACACTTTATTGCAACTAAAATAATCGATTTACACTCAAGCTTCCACTTCTTTAAAATCTTTTGTTCATTAGGCGTAATCGCTACATTATTGTCATCAAGCATTGCCTCATTGCCCAAGATAGCTTCTGTTGGTCTATATTTTTGCCAAATACTTCCATCAGTCACAGACTCAAGTATTACATGCCCTTTAAGACCCCTTCCTGAAACATTCTCCACTTGGggtattttattttgagATGGCtgaatattatatttcttgaacCCATGATTATCAACAAAAGCTTTGACTGATTTCGCTAATGGGTGCTTGGAAGCCAACTCCAAATCTCTAGCAAATTGTAAACTAAAATGTCTAATCACTTCTTCATAATTTGGTTCGTCATTTCCATCAGCTACAAATGCATAGTCCGTGACCTTTAGTTCACCATAAGTCAAAGTGCCTGTCTTATCAAAACAAATCGTGTTTATGTTAGCCCCATCTTGAAAGGCGACGCCTCCACCTTTGGCCAAAATACCATATTTTGCGGCTAAGCCTGAACCAACAAAAAGTGCGGTAGGAGCTGCCAAACCAATTCCACATGGGCATGCTATCACGAAAACGGCTATCGCAAATTCTAAAGACCAAACAGTCCATCCACCAATATCAATGTCCAAATAGCTATCCGGCAATACACCTGAATGGCCTAAAGACAACCAAATAATCCAAGTAATAAGTGCTACCATTGTAATAATAGGAACAAAGTAACCTGTTAATAAATCAGCAGTTCTTTCTATAGGAGCTTTACGTAATTGACCATCACGAACAGTATTCACTATTTGATCGATCAAAGAATCACCTTCCAAGCTTACAATTTTAgcaataattgaattatttcctACATTGACTGTTCCTGAAAATACTTGATGCCCAGGTGAATGCTTCACAGGAGTAGATTCACCAGTTAAAGCAGATTCATCAAACTTTGATTCTCCCTCTATAATGACACAATCAACGGGAGGCGATTCACCTGAAGCAATACGAATATAATCGTTGGCCTCTAAAAGATTAACATCCACAACTTTATCATTCGTATACTCGACAGGGTCAGATTTAATATCAACTACTTCAAGTAAAGTAGCTTGAGAAGGCTTTAAGCGTCCGAGATTAGAAATGGCTTCCGCTGTTTTACTTTTGGAAAAACTTTCCAATAACCGCCCTATAAGTAAAAAGAACGTCAAAAACACAACTGAATCGAAATAAGTAGTATGTAATCCCATATTAGAATTAGCTTCTTGTTGTGTACTTAGTATCAATAAGGCTATACTTGCAAAGTATGCTATTGAAGTACCGAGGCACATTAATAGACTCATAGAACCAAACCTAAATATCCTCTTTTTAAACGAGTTTTTGTTGAACcataatgattttatttccTTAATAGCCTTCCTGTGAAAAATATCTGCTGCAAAAAAGTACACAGGAGTACTCAAGATAAGTAAAACCCATGTATTACGCGAAGTATTACCAGCCCATATAGGCTCCTCTACCCATTTACGAAAGTCGTTTGAACTTGGTAGCAATGACATTGCAACAACACCAAATATAAATGTGAGAATTGCAAATATCGTAGCGATTATCAATCTAATCAATATTCTCTTGGTTTCTCGCTTTGACAATTTACGAATATGCTCATCCATTGTGACTGGTTCCACCAACTCACAATCAAAGACACCATCTTTATCATTGTTTATCGTATACCCTAGTTCAGAATTGCTAGGTTCTAAATGGTTCAATTCAAAGAGAAACCTTCTTATATTCAACATTTTCTCTTGGTTAGGAATATAGgtaaatttgatatatgGATGCTTTAACGTAATGGGATCATCGATTATTACTGCCTCACCATAACTCGACaaataatttgttattaCCTCCGGACAATGACCACAAAACATTCCTTTAACACTTACATTAATTGACCTGGATTGTTTCTTACCCAGTGTATAGTTAATTTTAGTACTACTTATTAGCTGAAAATCAAAGCCGCAATCTTCAATTGTCTCCTTCAAcgtttccaaattattttctttatttgaagGTTCTTCCATTACAAACTGACCTGTTTTCGTAACAACATTAATACCACAGTCCAATACAAATGGTAACTCATTAACGGCAGACAGAATTGAGGTAGCACAAGCAGCACAGGTGATTCCACCAAGAACAGCTGTTATCTTAAGATTAACAGATCTCTCGACGGGCAAAACTTCTAATAATCGACACTCAAAACCACTATCgttaatcaaatcaataagTTTATTGATTATCTGTTTATTAGGAACAATAACGACAGCCGTATGCAGAAGCAAATTGAcagaataatttaattcagCCCCAACCACCTTATCTACCTTGTCTCCTAAAAAGTTTCCAATTATTTCTGAAACTGATTGTACACAAGAAGCACAGCTCATGCCTGAAATCGAAAATACAGCACGGAACTCGTTGTTGGTTTTATCAACCACTGTTTCAAATGACCCATCTGACAGGAAACTATCTCTCTTCGAGACAGAAGCTTTCGAACTCCTTAgattcttttcttctgaGCATTTGGTACAATACTTCAAGTGATTGTTAACTTGTCTCTGGTCTTTATACCTGGaccaaatattaaataaatcaaaaaacCAGTCATTGGTATTGACATCATTATCACTAACAGCTTGTATTTCTTGTATATTCTCGGAGCTTAGTACCAATTCTCcttttttataaaattcCCACGATAAAACATCAAATCCGGTTCTCGATAAGTGCTTCGTGATCCTCTTGATTGAATTTTGTAGAGTTGACTCTACTGAGTCAACTTTTGGCTTATAATACAAATCGACCTTACCTCCCTTGATATGTGTAAATACggtattttcattattaaaaggAATATCGACTTCCTCAGACCATTTATCGTCCAACCTTAtagttttgaaaaatttattaaacgTAGCATAGATTTTCTCTTCGCAATCCTTGCAATGAACATTGTCTAAATTTAAATGTAGATGTTCCATAATTTCTATGACTATGGATAGATAAGTTCGAATATAGATAtcttataaattattattatgaatatTAAAATGGCATATCTTGGAgcttatataattttgcGTTTTTATCGCTATTCATAGATGAGCTgttatcaaaaaaatcaGTAGCACTAATGACGCAGACAAACATTTGTCATACCATCACAATCcattttgcattatttattttgcaCGAGAgttaattaaaatattgatgGCATGCAATCAATATTGGTTTTATATAAGTTGTAATGAGATTTAACTAACTATAGGTTTAATTCAAGGATGTTATCGAGAGTGAAATTGCAATTCCTACTATTAGCAGGACAAGCTTTTCAGTTAGTGTATGGAAGAATACACAAGTAACTATGTACATCATGGACCATATAATAAGCAATGATACCGTTAATACAAGACAGACTAAACGAATTACATTTGAATACTCTGTTTGTATAATGTACCCTTGTTCGTCTGTTGGAATAGAAGGCAGATACTCGtaatcaaattttgaaaaatatgcTCTGAGGTTTGTATATCCTTCAAACTGTTGAGAAAAGTGGCGTAAATCTAAGTTTTCTAAGAAACTTTCCCATAGCAATAAACACATAGTCAGTAATATGTAAATATGTCCAGAAACATCGAAACCATCTATCCACTTGGCTCCCGGTATTCTAATACACTGAAACTGACCTGCAATTCCAGTTTTTGGTGTGTTAGCATCACAATATCCTCCAGTTAATACGTTAACCCTCTCATAAATCAGTGGTCCAAAAAACCACCCAAGTAAAATGACCGTACATAATGTGTATATACTGTAATGCCTTAAAATCTTTAAAAGGTTTGAACGAgaaatcttcaattccGAACGACTATATGTTATTGCTTCACTAAAGTATGCTGCTGTGAATAAAAAGTACCCATATCGTACTATAAGATTCTGGTTTAAGAATGCTATGACTATATTTCCAGATACTTTATCTTTAaactgatgaagaaaaatataccATGGAATCGATGCAACATATATTATAGCATATGAGACAACAATGATATGCCAGGTACATAGTTTCATACTACGAGTCAGTAGTTACAGTATAATTTAGTGGAATCTATTTCTGATGTTAGAAAGATTGAAGCACGTGAAATGATAACGATTTTTCAATCACTATGAGCAAAAATTATGATTAATCAAACACCATTAGTAATCTTCAGTGGAATAACTTTGCTTTGGTCTACAATTGAGTGTTGAATATACGGAGACATGGTGGTTAATATAAGACCTATTTCCAGGATATTTCAGGGGGCTCTGAGAGTCAAGAGAACAGACGGTATTCTTAGaagtaatttttcaactgCATTGGTCGGCCTTTCACCTACGCCAACTTCGAAGAAACTTCAAGGATCAAATCCCCAACTATCATTTCCTTGTCTCGACAAGTTAGAGAAGAAAACAGAGCTTCTTAGttctaataaatcttgCAGCGATCAAAGTCTAAACTCGTTAAAAGGAGGTCCGGAACCGTCCTACTCTAAGGTGCTTACCGGATTTAAAGTTTATAAATCTGATAAACCTATTTTTTTTGACAATGGTGGATATTTGCCAGAGTATGAAATAGCGTATGAAACATGGGGAGAATTGAACGAAGATAAGAGTAATGCGATCTTGATCCATACTGGGTTGTCGGCATCTTCGCACGCTAAATCACAACCTGATAATACTAAACCAGGGTGGTGGGAGGATTTTATTGGTCCAGGAAAGAACTTAGATACTGATAAGTACTTTGTAATCTGTACCAACGTCTTAGGTGGCTGTTATGGATCGACTGGTCCATCGTCGAAAGACCCTGCAAATAACGATTATTATGGTACACGTTTTCCAATTGTAACAGTGAATGATATGGTGAGAGCCCAACGggaattaatatataatgagcttaaaattagaaaacttTATGCTTCGGTCGGTGCATCGATGGGTGGAATGCAATCTTTGGCGTATGCCTGGGAATTCCCTGATGAAGTTAACAAAATTATATCTATTAGTGGTTGTGCTAGATCGCATCCATATTCTATAGCCTTACGTCATACACAAAGACAGGTCCTAATGAGTGACCCTAACTGGAATAGAGGTTTCTACTACGAAAAAGTCCCTCCTCACATAGGTATGAAATTAGCTAGAGAAATTGCTACTGTTACGTATCGTTCCGGTCCTGAATGGGAATATAGATTTGGAAGAAATAGAGCAGATGACTCTAAACCAGCAGCTTTATGTCCTGATTTCTTGGTGGAAACATACCTTGATCATGCTGGAGAGAAGTTCTGTTTGGAATATGACGCTAACTCGTTGTTGTATGTCCTGAAGGCAATGGACTTGTTTGATTTAAGTCAGACTAATAGAGAAAGAGCTCGCAAACAGAGAGAAATAGCCGAAGAGAAGTATAATGCTGCTAAGTCTGGTTCCAATGAAACTGGCACTTCTATTCCTAAAGTACCGTATCAGGAAAAAAAGGAAGCTGCGACTACGACTCCAGAAGAATCTTTGGAAGACTTACGTAAGGGTATCAGCAAAATTGCTAACAAAGATATATTGGTTATTGGTGTTGAGTCTGATATACTCTTCCCAGTTTGGCAACAACGTGAAATTGCTAATGTATTAAGGGACGCAAATAGTGGTGGTAAAATCGAATACTTTGAACTAGGTACCGATGTTAGTAATTACGGGCATGATACGTTCCTTTTAAGTTTAGATCATATAGGCGAACCAGTtaaaaaattcttgatgCATTAGTCTCTTAGTTTACAATATACCTATATACATAAAATATGCATAGTATAAGAAGGGTAATCCAAAGAATATGTAGGATCTTAATAAATAGTGTATTCTTATACAATTGTACCATGATTAGGATCTAATTCATAACCTAATCTTCGACTGATTGAATAAACATATTCTCTTAAGTTTGCAACAACAACCTTTGCCAAAccattattcttctttttatcCTTTGAATTTGGAGCTTCCATATGATGCGGCAATAAATTATCATGAGCACTCAAGCTTACGAACAACGCAAATGGAACAAGCCAAACACATAATCCAAAGAACGAGCAAACCTCGACAAATGACGGAATATGTGGTGGCTCGTAATCTGGTTTCAAACGGATTTCCAATGGTGGAATGTATGGGTTGTGGAAGTGGTCAAACCATAAGAAATGATTCAATACAACTAGTATACATGATGCTAGGAAAATTGGAGAAGTCAATTGAACATATGGGAACTTTTgcaaattttgcaaataaaCATAATAGGAGAAGATTGAAAACACTGTCAATTTAAAAGGGAACTTATCAAAGATTAATAACAAAACTAAAACCCCACTTATAACATATATCAATCTCGTTAAGAATCGCTTAGTAGGTTCAGAATGTTCCTCAACTAATTCAGATATATAGTATAATCCTGATGCAATGGCTAACACAAGGAATACAAATCCCACAACTAAACCGACATAGGAAAGAAGTTCAAGAAACATggtataatgaattgatgTATTAGTTTCTAAATAACTATTTCTATCCCATATACTTCATTACTTGTCAAGATCTTTTCGCACGTGAGGCAACGCGTAGTTACTGAAAAATGAATGTATATTCTAAAATAGCTAGAAACAATAGAATAGATAATTACCGGTGAAGGGATAAAACGTGGCGATAGAATAGCAAAATCGATCTtaatcataaatatcaattggAGGAATCCTATCAGTGTTATAAAACCAATTTCCACCTTCTAATTCCCTCATCAACCAATCTGCTGGGAAAATGACCAAATGGCCTTGGATCTCCCTTAATATTCTTTCGGCAGTATCTCTTTCGAATATTCTTTCACCCAATATAGCCTTTCTTCTAGCACTGAATGTTTTTCTTCCCCTCCTCGTTTTCTTTGGAGCTGGAGAGTCATCAACATCATTTTGCTTATAAGTCTCGCCATTGACATTTAGTTGGGGAATTGAGCCATTCTGTGCTGAGTGTTTTTGGTTATTTTCAGATTCGGGACTTCTAGAATCTGATTCTTCGTCATAATCCATATGCTCTTCCGCATCTTCAAATGTGTcactttcattttcatctaGCTCAGGGATTGTATTGCTTTTAGCATTGTTGCGTCTAAACCTCGACCGTGGTTCGTTACGCATGTTTGAGgctgatgatgatgaactGCTACTTGAAGACAGTGGGACTTCTCCTAAAAGACCAACGtcttctaatttcttaACATTAATAGTGGCCTGGCTATTTCTCTTATTCATATCAGGTTTACGGTATTCTGTATTGTTATCCGTTTCACTATCCAGAAAACTCATATCATCCTGTCCACcattgaagtatttattCTGCTTTCTTGACTTCGCTTCATGTTGTTGTGAAAGCAAAAATGCACGTTGCAACTTTGAGTGATTCTTATACTCTTTCCATGATGAAACTTCATCGTCAGGCTGAGTATGAAATATCATTCTGAAAAGCTCAGTATTTCTTCTGGCATGTTCATACCACATAT
Proteins encoded:
- a CDS encoding DEHA2C02794p (highly similar to CA4723|IPF18177 Candida albicans IPF18177) translates to MAIEIPYKTENEPEVGFIEFDKANFKTVTWKAPESVPYKGRIVYVHGFSEHATIYTEYFDKLSQKGYDIFFFDQRGAGETSPGDQVGKTDEAHTFNDLDFMIKHNLEFKKDPSEKFFLMGHSMGGAIVLNYAIKGKYREHIKGVVSCAPLVLLHPKTQPNFVVRALSPLINKLVPNLKIDSKLNYDYITSNEGWKNYIMHHDTKLIGTARQFFDMFARGEALTKPEFVCKFNPETSLLVIHGTNDNINWIEGTKKFYNLVDDKIDKSFFKIKDGRHSLFIENEIIFKDVFDKVLTFLNNH
- a CDS encoding DEHA2C02816p (similar to uniprot|P35182 Saccharomyces cerevisiae YDL006W PTC1 Type 2C protein phosphatase (PP2C)) — encoded protein: MSNLQAAAEPTNDPFYGLSFKVGVAENKNVTYRAKMEDVHTYVANFAEKLDWGYFAIFDGHAGKQTARWCGNNLHTLLEHEIISNEDGNSNNLPNQGNEVDNSAPLSSKCFMQDYLNTTFIKADELIEKEKNGSAGCTAAVAVLRWETDDSKVLPESSQPPENNSGFDFMPSPNHRRMLYTSNVGDSRIVLYRKGKSYRLTYDHKATDSNEINRIRDSGGLIMKNRVNGVLAVTRSLGDSYMKDLVIGNPFTTATEITDEDEFMILACDGVWDVISDIKACQFVAETFKKDGDDQQSAAKKLCQLAMDNSTTDNVTVMIVKFDRKVFASQQNTV
- a CDS encoding DEHA2C02838p (similar to uniprot|Q9UVL6 Candida albicans CRP1 Copper resistance-associated P-type ATPase or uniprot|Q9P458 Candida albicans CRD1 Cu-transporting P1-type ATPase), producing the protein MEHLHLNLDNVHCKDCEEKIYATFNKFFKTIRLDDKWSEEVDIPFNNENTVFTHIKGGKVDLYYKPKVDSVESTLQNSIKRITKHLSRTGFDVLSWEFYKKGELVLSSENIQEIQAVSDNDVNTNDWFFDLFNIWSRYKDQRQVNNHLKYCTKCSEEKNLRSSKASVSKRDSFSSDGSFETVVDKTNNEFRAVFSISGMSCASCVQSVSEIIGNFLGDKVDKVVGAELNYSVNLLSHTAVVIVPNKQIINKLIDLINDSGFECRLLEVLPVERSVNLKITAVLGGITCAACATSISSAVNELPFVLDCGINVVTKTGQFVMEEPSNKENNLETLKETIEDCGFDFQLISSTKINYTSGKKQSRSINVSVKGMFCGHCPEVITNYLSSYGEAVIIDDPITLKHPYIKFTYIPNQEKMLNIRRFLFELNHLEPSNSELGYTINNDKDGVFDCELVEPVTMDEHIRKLSKRETKRILIRLIIATIFAILTFIFGVVAMSLLPSSNDFRKWVEEPIWAGNTSRNTWVLLILSTPVYFFAADIFHRKAIKEIKSLWFNKNSFKKRIFRFGSMSLLMCLGTSIAYFASIALLILSTQQEANSNMGLHTTYFDSVVFLTFFLLIGRLLESFSKSKTAEAISNLGRLKPSQATLLEVVDIKSDPVEYTNDKVVDVNLLEANDYIRIASGESPPVDCVIIEGESKFDESALTGESTPVKHSPGHQVFSGTVNVGNNSIIAKIVSLEGDSLIDQIVNTVRDGQLRKAPIERTADLLTGYFVPIITMVALITWIIWLSLGHSGVLPDSYLDIDIGGWTVWSLEFAIAVFVIACPCGIGLAAPTALFVGSGLAAKYGILAKGGGVAFQDGANINTICFDKTGTLTYGELKVTDYAFVADGNDEPNYEEVIRHFSLQFARDLELASKHPLAKSVKAFVDNHGFKKYNIQPSQNKIPQVENVSGRGLKGHVILESVTDGSIWQKYRPTEAILGNEAMLDDNNVAITPNEQKILKKWKLECKSIILVAIKCSSLFKDEKFHLTFIMACRDQVRSETKVVIKYLQEKQHIDCYMITGDNKLTAEAIGKELNIPTENIISEVLPDEKQEQIKTLQKTKSNVVAMIGDGINDSPALATANVGIALSSGADLAVTSSDFILLNKSHPLITLVTLIDLSRVVFRRVKFNFAWSLVYNMIGIPIAAGVIYPYNNSRLNPVWASAAMAASSISVVMSSLALKLYKPRVNVDDVIQVDENLEDDAEPCETSVKSQ
- a CDS encoding DEHA2C02860p (weakly similar to CA1568|IPF7615 Candida albicans IPF7615) codes for the protein MKLCTWHIIVVSYAIIYVASIPWYIFLHQFKDKVSGNIVIAFLNQNLIVRYGYFLFTAAYFSEAITYSRSELKISRSNLLKILRHYSIYTLCTVILLGWFFGPSIYERVNVLTGGYCDANTPKTGIAGQFQCIRIPGAKWIDGFDVSGHIYILSTMCLLLWESFLENLDLRHFSQQFEGYTNLRAYFSKFDYEYSPSIPTDEQGYIIQTEYSNVIRLVCLVLTVSLLIIWSMMYIVTCVFFHTLTEKLVSLIVGIAISLSITSLN
- a CDS encoding DEHA2C02882p (weakly similar to uniprot|P08465 Saccharomyces cerevisiae YNL277W MET2 L-homoserine-O-acetyltransferase) — encoded protein: MVVNIRPISRIFQGASRVKRTDGILRSNFSTALVGLSPTPTSKKLQGSNPQLSFPCLDKLEKKTELLSSNKSCSDQSLNSLKGGPEPSYSKVLTGFKVYKSDKPIFFDNGGYLPEYEIAYETWGELNEDKSNAILIHTGLSASSHAKSQPDNTKPGWWEDFIGPGKNLDTDKYFVICTNVLGGCYGSTGPSSKDPANNDYYGTRFPIVTVNDMVRAQRELIYNELKIRKLYASVGASMGGMQSLAYAWEFPDEVNKIISISGCARSHPYSIALRHTQRQVLMSDPNWNRGFYYEKVPPHIGMKLAREIATVTYRSGPEWEYRFGRNRADDSKPAALCPDFLVETYLDHAGEKFCLEYDANSLLYVSKAMDLFDLSQTNRERARKQREIAEEKYNAAKSGSNETGTSIPKVPYQEKKEAATTTPEESLEDLRKGISKIANKDILVIGVESDILFPVWQQREIANVLRDANSGGKIEYFELGTDVSNYGHDTFLLSLDHIGEPVKKFLMH
- a CDS encoding DEHA2C02904p (highly similar to uniprot|P38869 Saccharomyces cerevisiae YHR181W SVP26 Component of Sed5p vesicles), whose translation is MFLELLSYVGLVVGFVFLVLAIASGLYYISELVEEHSEPTKRFLTRLIYVISGVLVLLLIFDKFPFKLTVFSIFSYYVYLQNLQKFPYVQLTSPIFLASCILVVLNHFLWFDHFHNPYIPPLEIRLKPDYEPPHIPSFVEVCSFFGLCVWLVPFALFVSLSAHDNLLPHHMEAPNSKDKKKNNGLAKVVVANLREYVYSISRRLGYELDPNHGTIV